A single Penaeus vannamei isolate JL-2024 chromosome 22, ASM4276789v1, whole genome shotgun sequence DNA region contains:
- the LOC138865786 gene encoding uncharacterized protein, which produces MANFLKRWGVETRLSSAQYPQSNGCAEAAVKTAKRILQNNVGAGGSLDTDKMSFALLQYLNTPLRGVNKSPAQMTISRQLRDGVSTARVNYKINPQWRQTLNKRELQMVRQNEAALDHSGNHYRQRRRLQPGSSVWIQD; this is translated from the coding sequence ATGGCTAATTTCCTCAAGAGATGGGGTGTCGAAACTCGCCTCTCTTCTGCTCAGTACCCACAGTCCAATGGCTGTGCTGAGGCTGCTGTGAAGACAGCCAAGAGAATATTGCAGAACAATGTAGGAGCAGGAGGCAGTCTGGACACTGATAAGATGTCCTTCGCTCTTCTCCAGTACCTGAACACACCCTTGCGTGGAGTGAATAAGTCTCCTGCACAAATGACAATAAGCAGGCAGCTAAGGGATGGCGTCTCCACAGCCAGGGTGAACTACAAGATCAATCCCCAGTGGCGACAGACCCTTAACAAAAGGGAGTTGCAGATGGTCAGACAGAACGAGGCTGCACTGGATCATAGTGGTAACCACTATCGCCAACGACGCCGTCTGCAGCCAGGATCCAGTGTGTGGATTCAAGACTAG